In Chloroflexota bacterium, the DNA window TCTTGAATCTTGGCGACATTATTGATCGCGCGGTCGAGACGTTCTCGTCCGGGCAAAAGATGAAACTGGCGTTCGCTAAAGCGTTGCTCAACGACGCGCCGATCCTGATCCTGGACGAGCCGACGAACACGCTCGACTTGCCGAGCGCGCGCGAGTTGCGCGGCATCGTGCGCGAATTGAATCGGCAGGGGCGCACGGTCGTTTACACGACGCACGTGATGAGCGAGGCGGAAGAGTTGTGCGACCGCGTCGCGATCATTGATCGCGGACAAGTGATCGCGCTTGGCACGATTGCCGAACTGAAAGCGAGTTTGAATCGCGAGGGCGTGACCAAAGTCGAGGGAGTGATTCCGGAGGACGCGCTACGCGCGGTGCATGCGATTGACGGCGTGGCGAGCGCGGCATTATCGTCCAATAATGGATTGCAAGAGTTGGTCGTCGTTAGTCCGAATCCGCGCGCGCTCTTGCCGCTGTTGATTCGCGCGTTGATGGACAATGGCGCGGTGCTCGAGCAAATCGCGCCGACCGAAGTGACGCTCGAAGATGTGTTCATCGCGAAAACCGGGCGAACGCTGGCGGAAGATACGCGGGTGAAATGAGCCGATTGCCCAATGTGCCAATAAACCAATTCGTCGCAATGAGCGCATCGTTGACGCGATTCTCGTTCGCGAACAAATTCCGCCTCATCTGGGCAGTCGTGATGATGCGTGTGCGCGTCATGTCGCGCTATCCGGGCTGGCGCTTGCTCGACATCATCATGCCGACGTTTATCGCGGCGATGCCGATTTTGCTGGGGCAAGCGATTGGCGGCGGCGCGGCGCAAGCGGCGGCGAACTTTCAGCAAAATACCGGCACCGCGAATTACGTTGCGTATCTGCTCATCGGCTCGAACGTGTTTATGATGGTGAGCGGGACGATGTGGAACGTCGGTTATTGGTTGCGCCGCGAACAAGAGACTGGAACGCTCGAGGCGCTGTACCTCGCGCCGACCGGACGCGGCGCGATTCTCGCGGGTATCGCGCTGTACGGCAATTTGCGGATGACGCTCAATTTTATTCTCGCCTTCACGCTCGGCTCACTCGTGTTTCGCGTCAATCCGCTGCAAGGCGACATTCTGCTCGCGCTCGTGTTCATTCTTGTCGGATTGATTCCGCTGTTCGGCATTAGCTTGCTGTACGGCGCGATAATTTTACGCGTGAAAGAAGCGAACGCGCTGATTCGACTCGCGCAGTGGGCGGCATCGTTTTTGATGGGCTTGTTCTTTCCAATCGCGATTTTCCCACCCTGGCTCAAAATGGTTGCGTTGATGTTTCCACCAACATGGATGAACAACGGCGTGCGCGCAAGTCTGCTCGGCGTTGGATTTTTCTTCGAACGTTGGTATTTGGATCTGGCGATGCTGGGTGTGTTCTGCGTGCTCGCGCCCTGGGTCGGGTATTGGCTGTTCACGCGCACCGAACGCGACGTGCAACGCGGCGCCGGCATTGGTGAGTTTTGAAGAATGCCAAATACCACAATCTCCAATCGCCAAGCTCTAATTTCCAATTTCCAAATTTATCTCGCGATGGTGCGTAAGCAAGTGACGGTGATGACGCGCTATCCGGTGGATTTTATCACGAGCTTCGCGCAAATTTTTCTCATCATCCTCGTGTTCACGTTTGCCGCGATCATGTTCGAGCCGCGCGGAAGCGGTTCGGGTGAGGCGGGCGGTTCGGGCGCGGTGATGATGTACGGTTTCATCTTGTTCATGTTCGTGAGCGATACGCTCTGGACGATTGGGTACAACATTCGCGAGGAGCAGTATCAAGGCACGCTCGAATCGTTGTATCTCACGCCGGCGTCCAAGTTCGCGTCGCTCGTGTCGCGCGTGACAACGATTGTGCTGTGGACGGGTGCGCTCTCGATTGCCGCCGTCGCGTTCGTGCAAACATTCCTGGGTCGCTTGCCGTTCAACAACGCCTGGCTCGCCGCGTTCTTGTTGTTGTTCACCTTGTCCGGCACGTTCGGCATCGGGTTTGCGTTCGCCGGCTACACGTTGCTCGTCAAGGAATCCGCGCAGACGACCGCGAACTTGCTCGAATTTGGTTTTATGATTTTGTGCGGCATGTTTTTTCCGTTTCGCGCGCTGCCCGATGTATTGCAACCGATCTCACGCGCGCTGCCGCTCAGTTACGCCGTGGACGCGTTCCGCTCGACGTTGATGGGTTATCCGCGCGGCTATCCCGAACTCGCGCCGATTGAAATCGAAATCCCGATCGTTATCGCATTTGGCATTTTGTCGCCGCTGATCGGTTACTGGGTCTATCACCTTGCGGAACGACGCGCCCGAATCACCGGCAGTCTCGCTGAATTCTAAAGACCTGCAGGGTTTTCGCGCAAGCGACCCTGCGGGTCTTGCGTTTTTACTGGCATCACCGCCGCGATGATGAGCAAGCCGGCGAGACCGGCGGCGAGGAAGGGAACCGCGTTTCCTCCGAGCGTGATGAACCACGCGCCAATCGTCGGCGCGAATCCGCCGACCAAGCCGGTCGTCGTCGAGATGAGTCCGTACACCGACGAGCGCGATTCGCGCGTCGTGACGGCGGCTTGGATGCTTGCCTGTGCGATGAAGAGTGATTCGCTCGCGACGAACGCGATGACGAGTGGAACGATGCCCCACTGCCACGTTGGCGCGAGTCCCCACAACGCCGCGCTGATGCCCATGCCGAGCGCACTCAGCGCGAGCACGCGCCGCGCGCCGAAACGCGTGCTCGTGCGCCCCAGCAAAATACCGACGAGCGCGGCGGCGCTGCCGACCGAAAACAGCAAATTGATTTCGGCTTCGGTGTTGCCCCACGCGTCGCGTGCGAGAATCGCAAAGAATGGACCGAAGGTTAGCGCGTTCGCGAACGCGAACAGCGCGCCCAGCACGATGATCCACAACAGATTGCGCGTCAACGCCGCGCGTAGATTCAAGCGCGTGCTCGTCGGAGTTTTTCGCACGGTCTCACGCAATCCCCAGAAGCGGACGATGCCGGTGAGTGCGGTGATGATGCCTGACAAGATGATCAGAGTGGACACACCGAAAATGCCGAGCAATCCCGCTCCGATGAGTGGACCGGTAATCAAGCCGAACAGGACCGACGCTTCCGTGAAACTGTACGAACGTGCTGCGTGCTCTTCGCCGGACGATTCGGTGATGAGCGCGGATAGAGGGGGCCATTGCATCGAACTGAACGCGTTCATCGCGATGAGCGCGGCGACAGTCATCTGCCAATCGGCGCTCAGCCCCGCGCCGGTTAGAAACACACCCATCAAAAAAGTGAGCACACCCGCGAGCCGCGCGCGCCCAAACCGATCGGCGAGCGCGCCGCCGACCATCGCGAAGAAGGTGCGCGCAATGAAAATGCCGGTGAACGCGAGTCCGATCTCTTGCGCGTTCGCGCCGAGCGCGCGCAGGTGCAGCGGCAAGATCGCGTCCCACATAAATCGCGCGAACACATTGAGATACATCGTCGCGCACAAGATGACGAGATTGCGATTGAGTCCGAGTTGATTCAGCATGGTTGACCCAGGTAAGCGTGAATGGTTTAGTGTCGGTAGACGAAATTCGATCAGACTCTGCACCTCACTCGGGTTCGTGTGTTCGCGGACTAGCCACAAGTCCTATTCCCGTGACGGTACTAGAATCCGATTGCTACTTTATCAGAACCGGATTAAGATGACAAATGTAAGCAGTGGATTTTGGGATGCCAGGTTCAGGCGGTGTGGCTATGCTCAAGCTAGACGATCGGCAAGATACGATTGATGGCAAAGCGCGATCAACCAAGCGCGACGATTCGCCCGGTGATGAAACCGCGCAAATTGATCAAGTCGCTTTGCTGCGCTTCGCCGCCTTAATGGATCAGTCTAGCGATGCCGGATCGGAAGCCGAACCGGCTTGGCTGCGCGATTCATCGCCGGCGGATCAGACGGCAGACGCGCTGCCAGAGTCCGCGCCGGCGTGGTTGCGCGGCACCGCATCGCCGGATCAACCGGAAGAATCCAGTCCTGAGTCGGCTTGGTTGTCGGGACAAAAGTCAGATGGCAGTTCCGATCAATCTGTTGTGCCTGACTCGGAAGCGAACCGCGCCGGCGATGCGATTGCAAAATCGCTACGGCATGCGTTCGAGGAAAGCGGATCGGTTCCTACAGAGTCAAGCCCTGAACTCGAGCCATCCGCTCAAACCAAGCCGGCGCCGGAGCGTTTTCTGAACAGTCTCAACCAACAACGTCGTCCGATCATGGTTGGCGTTGTCAGCGCACTTGTTTTCTGCTGCTCGCTTGGCTGGGTTGGCTTTGTCAACAGTCCTCTATTTGCCGCCGCATTTCCAACCGCGACGCCGCGCAAAGTAACGGCTAAAGCAGAATGGCCCGCCACATGGACGTTGACTCCCACGCGCACCGCGACGGCGACGAGTACTCCGCCCGCGACGGCAACCGCTACTCAAACACCCAAGGCAACGCGCGTATTGCCCACGCGCACACCGCGTCCTTTGGCATCTCCAACCATCACGACGAGTCCATACTTGTTCACATCCATTTTCCGGGGTTGCCAACATTCTGGTGGGACGTATATCGAAGGGACGGTCAACAGTTTGGTTGGCGAGGTGTATGGAGCGCGCGTATCACTCGGCGCTTCGCCCGGCGGCACTATAATTCAAACCATCGTGACGGGAAAAGATAAGAGTCCGGGGTATTACACGTTTGTCATCCGGGCAAATGGACCATATCCGGGTACCTTTTACGTCTGGGTTACGGATGTGGCGGGCAAGCCATTGTCGGACCCGAACAGCGGACGGGTCGTGACCAATTCCATTAAGAATAGTGATGATCCGGCATCGTGTTGGCAAGCCTTTATTGATTTCGCCGCCACGCGCTGATGGTTCTCACGCCGATGCCCGAGTCCAGGTTTCTCCAAGAAACCTGGACTCTTTGTGTACTAAATGAATTTGGTTCGCCGCGCCGGTTCGTGTATACTGCAAACCTATTGACGTTGGAGAACGTATTCTATTGAGGAGCGCGCGCAAAATTGGATGTGAGTTCGCTGATTGTTTTCACCGTGGTCTTGCTCGCGACGTTCACGCAAAGTTTAACCGGTTTTGGTTCGGGACTGGTGACAATGGCGTTCTTGCCGGCGGTGATCGGCATCCGTTCGGCGTCGCCGCTCGTCGCGTTGTTTGCCGGCACGCTCGAAGCCATTTTGTTTTGGCGCTTTCGCGGTTCAATCAATCTGCGCGCGTTGTGGCGATTGATGATTGGCGCGGTGATTGGAATTCCACTCGGCATTCTCGGCGCGCGGTTCATCAACGAGCGTGTTGTTCTGGCGATTCTGGGCAGTGTGCTCGTCGCGTATCCGTTGTACGCGTTCTTTACGCCGAAATTGCCCCGTCTGCCGGAGGGGAAACTGACCTTCGGTTTCGGCGTGATTGCCGGAATGCTGGGAGGCGCGTACAACACTTCGGGACCGGCGGTGATCATCTACGGCGATAGTCGCGCGTGGTCGCCCGCCGAGTTCAAAGCAAATTTGCAAATGTTCTTTTTGCTCAACGACGCGGTGACGATTGCGAGTCACGCGTTGAGTGGAAACATGACGCCGTTCGTTCTGCAAAACTATTTGCAGATTTTACCGGCAATCGCGGTTGGGATGCTCGCCGGGTTTCATGCCGAACGATGGATCAACCCGGTGCGCTTTCGTCAGCTGGTGCTCGCGCTCTTGATTCTACTCGGTGTGCGAATGATGCTGATGGCATATCTTGGGGTGTAAAGTTTGGATTGGCGCGCAAATGGGCTTGACAAGATGGGCAACCGTGTGTACCATTGCCCGCAATTAACGCGCGCCGTATCAATGACTCGCGCTCCGCAACGAGCGCGCGGATGGGAGGGAAAGATGGAGAACAAAGGTAGCAATCGTTGGCTCATTGGTGTGATTGTAATTCTCGTCGTCGCGCTGATTGGCGCGGTGTGTGTGAGCGCAGGCGCATTGTTGTTCCTGTCGCAACAACCGGCGACGAGCCAAAATACCAATCCTGTGCCGGGCGCGCAACCTGCCGCACCCGGTCGTACCGCGGTGGTACCGACACGTGCACCCGCGTCTGCCGCCGGCAAAAATACTTTGCGAATACCGGGTGCGGAACCGCCGACGCTTGACCCCGCCCTGACCGGCGATGCATCGTCCGCCGAGTACGTGGTGGAGATTTTTAGCGGCTTGGTATACCTCGATAGAAATCTCAAGGTCGCGCCAGACCTTGCCGAGACCTGGAAGGTGAGCGATGACGGCAAGACGTACACGTTCACCATTCGCAAGAATGCGACGTTCCACGATGGTCGCCCGGTGACCGCGCAAGATTTCAAATACTCGCTTGAGCGCACGACGAATCCCGTGATTGCCTCGCCGACAGCGGAAACCTACCTGGGTGATATTGTCGGCGTCAAAGAAAAACTCAATCGTAAGGCGCAAGACGTGAGCGGCATCAAAGTCGTGGACGATTATACCTTGGCGATCACGATTGATGCGCCGAAAGCATATTTCCTCGCCAAGCTCACGTTCCCGACCGCGTATGTCGTGGACAAGAATAATGTCGAACGCGGCGGTCGTACGTGGACCGACAAACCGAACGGCACTGGTCCCTACAAATTGCAAGAGTACGCGCGCAGTCAACGGATCCTCCTGACCAAGAACGACAGTTTCTACCTCGATCCCAAACCGCAAGTCCAAACAGTCGAGTACATTCTCGGCGGCGGCTCGGCGATGACGATGTACGAGAACGGCGATCTGGAAGCCGTGCCGATTGGCATCAGCGACATCGAGCGCGTGAGCGATACGAACAGTCCGCTCAACAAGGAACTTTCGATCAATCCGCAGTTGAGCACCGGCTTTTTGGTGTTCAATGTTCGCAAGCCGCCGTTCGACGATCCCAAGGTTCGCCAAGCGTTCGCGCTCGCGATTGATCGCCAGAAGCTTGTGGATGTGGTGTATCGCAAGATGGCGTCGCCGGCGAGTACGATATTGCCGCCCGGTATGCCGGGCTATACCGAACCCAAAGGCGCAACGGCGTTCGATCCTGCCAAAGCCAAGCAGTTGTTGAGCGAATCCAAGTATGCCGGCAAACTGCCGGAAATCGTGTGGACGACGAGCGGTGGCGGTGGAAGCACGCCGCAAGGTGTGCAAGCGATGACCGCGATGCTGAAAGAAAACCTGGGCATCTCCGTTTCGATTGAGCAGACCGATTGGGCAACGTTCATCAATCAGTTGAACGATCCGGCGAAGAATCCATACCAGGTTTTCGACATTGCCTGGATCGCCGATTACGCCGACCCGCAAAACTTTTTGGATATTCTGTTCCGCTCGAACAGCATCCAAAACTGGGCGGCGTACGGCAATCCCGAAGTGGACAAGGTGCTCGATCAAGCTGCGCTGGAAAAAGATGCCGCCGCGCGTTTCAAATTGTACGAACAAGCCGAGCAATTGATTCTGGCGGATTATCCAATCGTGCCGCTGACGTACTCGCGCGATTACTGGCTCACCAAGCCGTATGTCAAAGACATGCTCTACCCGCCCTTGATCATTCCGCGTCTGCGTTACGTCTCGCTGACAAAGTAGCAAAGTGTGAGCGATGACGAGTGACGCGTGGCGGCGAACCTGCCGCGCGTCACTCGCCACGCGTCATCAGGTATAAAGCCAATGGGGGCATTTATCATTCGCCGGCTCGTGTGGTTGCCGGTGGTGCTGTTCTTCGTCTCGATCATCACGTTTGCGCTTGGGTTGTACGGTCCGGGCAACCCAGTGAATGTGATGGTTGGTTTGCATGCGACGCCCGATACGATTGCGCGTTTGAAGCAAGAGTACGGGCTGGATCAACCCTTTTACGTACAATATCTCAACTATGTCGTCAACGCGTTGCAAGGCAACTTTGGTTACTCGCTCGTCAAGTTTCGCGATCAGCCGGTCGGCGGGTTGATTGCCGAGCGCTTGCCAGTCACGATCCAATTGAATTTAGTCGCGATGCTCCTGGGTAGCGTCATCGGCATTCCATTGGGATTGCTCGCCGGTATGTATCGCGGCACCTGGTTCGATTTAGCCGTGCGCGCGTTGTCGTTGGTGGCGGTTTCGATTCCACTGCTCTTTCTCCTGCCCTTCCTCACGTTTATCTTCTCGCGTCGGCACGACCTGGTGTTGGCGGCGTCGGATCTCAGTTTTTCTATCGGTCCGATGTTGCCGATGGTCGCCGGGCGCTGGGAAGGTATCTTTAGCGCGAAGGTCATTTTGCCGGTGCTGATCGAGTCTATGAGTTTTGTCGCGGTGTTGACGCGGCAGATGCGCGCCGGCATGATTGACGTGCTGGGACAAGATTACGTTCGCACCGCGCGCGCCAAGGGTTTGCGCGAGCGACTCGTCATCGTGCGCCACGCCATGCGGAACGCACTGATTCCCATCGCGACGATCCTGGGTCTGAGTTTAGGCGGCTTGGTCGAAGGATCGTTCCTCGTCGAGAATTGGTTCGGCATTCCCGGCATCGGTCAGCTTGCGTTCGACGCGTTTACCTCGCGCGAGTATTACACCATCATGGCGATCACCTTGATGATCGCGGTCGCATACGTGTTCGCGAACATGTTCGTGGATTTTCTCTACCCGATTCTTGATCCGCGGATCAGAAGGACCTAATGGCAGCCGCATCTGTCCTTCCTCAAGCCAACGCCAAACGCGCGCGGTCACCCTGGATGGAACTGCTGTGGAAAATCGCGCACGATGTTCCCGCGTTGCTCGGCTTGTTGGTTGTCATCGCGTTTTTTGCGCTGGCATTGCTCGCGCCTCTGCTCGCGCCGTATCCGTACGACAAACAGAACTTGGATCTGATCGAAAAAGGTCCGAGCGCGGCACATTGGCTCGGCACGGACGCGCTGGGACGCGATATGCTCAGTCGCTTGATTTACGGCGCGCGATCATCGGCGTTTGTCGTGCTGTTGGTCACGGTTGTCAATCTGCTTCTGGGCGTTCCGCTCGGCGCGCTGGCGGGTTATATCGGCGGCTGGGTGGACAACCTGATCATGCGCGCCTGCGATATTCTATTTGCATTCCCCGGTTTGCTCTTTACGTTCTTGATCGCGGCGAGTGTACGCCCTGCGGTGCTCAGTTGGGCGCGTGACGTGGGTTTGACAGAATTGGCAAGAAGTGGTTATCTAGACTATGGCGTGGTTATTCTCGCGCTCGGTTTAGTCGGGTGGGCGGGCTTGGCGCGTTTTGTGCGCGGTCAAGTGCTC includes these proteins:
- a CDS encoding sulfite exporter TauE/SafE family protein, whose protein sequence is MDVSSLIVFTVVLLATFTQSLTGFGSGLVTMAFLPAVIGIRSASPLVALFAGTLEAILFWRFRGSINLRALWRLMIGAVIGIPLGILGARFINERVVLAILGSVLVAYPLYAFFTPKLPRLPEGKLTFGFGVIAGMLGGAYNTSGPAVIIYGDSRAWSPAEFKANLQMFFLLNDAVTIASHALSGNMTPFVLQNYLQILPAIAVGMLAGFHAERWINPVRFRQLVLALLILLGVRMMLMAYLGV
- a CDS encoding ABC transporter permease, with product MPNTTISNRQALISNFQIYLAMVRKQVTVMTRYPVDFITSFAQIFLIILVFTFAAIMFEPRGSGSGEAGGSGAVMMYGFILFMFVSDTLWTIGYNIREEQYQGTLESLYLTPASKFASLVSRVTTIVLWTGALSIAAVAFVQTFLGRLPFNNAWLAAFLLLFTLSGTFGIGFAFAGYTLLVKESAQTTANLLEFGFMILCGMFFPFRALPDVLQPISRALPLSYAVDAFRSTLMGYPRGYPELAPIEIEIPIVIAFGILSPLIGYWVYHLAERRARITGSLAEF
- a CDS encoding ABC transporter permease, with the protein product MSRLPNVPINQFVAMSASLTRFSFANKFRLIWAVVMMRVRVMSRYPGWRLLDIIMPTFIAAMPILLGQAIGGGAAQAAANFQQNTGTANYVAYLLIGSNVFMMVSGTMWNVGYWLRREQETGTLEALYLAPTGRGAILAGIALYGNLRMTLNFILAFTLGSLVFRVNPLQGDILLALVFILVGLIPLFGISLLYGAIILRVKEANALIRLAQWAASFLMGLFFPIAIFPPWLKMVALMFPPTWMNNGVRASLLGVGFFFERWYLDLAMLGVFCVLAPWVGYWLFTRTERDVQRGAGIGEF
- a CDS encoding ABC transporter permease; protein product: MAAASVLPQANAKRARSPWMELLWKIAHDVPALLGLLVVIAFFALALLAPLLAPYPYDKQNLDLIEKGPSAAHWLGTDALGRDMLSRLIYGARSSAFVVLLVTVVNLLLGVPLGALAGYIGGWVDNLIMRACDILFAFPGLLFTFLIAASVRPAVLSWARDVGLTELARSGYLDYGVVILALGLVGWAGLARFVRGQVLTVKEREYVIGAQAVGVPTSKLILNHILPNALAPIIVSISMGMGFIALSEGYLSYLGIGLQPPNPSWGNIMAENAGRYWRIYPQALWLVMIPGAFFTLIVLAFSFLGDGLNQALNPEVD
- a CDS encoding ABC transporter ATP-binding protein produces the protein MMPVVMEPIIKIHGLGKVYQSKERAGLFRSRVKEISALKDVNLDIFPGESFGLLGPNGAGKTTLIKCLTTLLLPTHGTAWLNGYQLERDENAIRASIGCMLMGERGLYWKLTGRENLEFFGALYQIPPDVCKRQADKIIALLNLGDIIDRAVETFSSGQKMKLAFAKALLNDAPILILDEPTNTLDLPSARELRGIVRELNRQGRTVVYTTHVMSEAEELCDRVAIIDRGQVIALGTIAELKASLNREGVTKVEGVIPEDALRAVHAIDGVASAALSSNNGLQELVVVSPNPRALLPLLIRALMDNGAVLEQIAPTEVTLEDVFIAKTGRTLAEDTRVK
- a CDS encoding ABC transporter permease — protein: MGAFIIRRLVWLPVVLFFVSIITFALGLYGPGNPVNVMVGLHATPDTIARLKQEYGLDQPFYVQYLNYVVNALQGNFGYSLVKFRDQPVGGLIAERLPVTIQLNLVAMLLGSVIGIPLGLLAGMYRGTWFDLAVRALSLVAVSIPLLFLLPFLTFIFSRRHDLVLAASDLSFSIGPMLPMVAGRWEGIFSAKVILPVLIESMSFVAVLTRQMRAGMIDVLGQDYVRTARAKGLRERLVIVRHAMRNALIPIATILGLSLGGLVEGSFLVENWFGIPGIGQLAFDAFTSREYYTIMAITLMIAVAYVFANMFVDFLYPILDPRIRRT
- a CDS encoding MFS transporter; the encoded protein is MWLVREHTNPSEVQSLIEFRLPTLNHSRLPGSTMLNQLGLNRNLVILCATMYLNVFARFMWDAILPLHLRALGANAQEIGLAFTGIFIARTFFAMVGGALADRFGRARLAGVLTFLMGVFLTGAGLSADWQMTVAALIAMNAFSSMQWPPLSALITESSGEEHAARSYSFTEASVLFGLITGPLIGAGLLGIFGVSTLIILSGIITALTGIVRFWGLRETVRKTPTSTRLNLRAALTRNLLWIIVLGALFAFANALTFGPFFAILARDAWGNTEAEINLLFSVGSAAALVGILLGRTSTRFGARRVLALSALGMGISAALWGLAPTWQWGIVPLVIAFVASESLFIAQASIQAAVTTRESRSSVYGLISTTTGLVGGFAPTIGAWFITLGGNAVPFLAAGLAGLLIIAAVMPVKTQDPQGRLRENPAGL
- a CDS encoding peptide ABC transporter substrate-binding protein, whose product is MENKGSNRWLIGVIVILVVALIGAVCVSAGALLFLSQQPATSQNTNPVPGAQPAAPGRTAVVPTRAPASAAGKNTLRIPGAEPPTLDPALTGDASSAEYVVEIFSGLVYLDRNLKVAPDLAETWKVSDDGKTYTFTIRKNATFHDGRPVTAQDFKYSLERTTNPVIASPTAETYLGDIVGVKEKLNRKAQDVSGIKVVDDYTLAITIDAPKAYFLAKLTFPTAYVVDKNNVERGGRTWTDKPNGTGPYKLQEYARSQRILLTKNDSFYLDPKPQVQTVEYILGGGSAMTMYENGDLEAVPIGISDIERVSDTNSPLNKELSINPQLSTGFLVFNVRKPPFDDPKVRQAFALAIDRQKLVDVVYRKMASPASTILPPGMPGYTEPKGATAFDPAKAKQLLSESKYAGKLPEIVWTTSGGGGSTPQGVQAMTAMLKENLGISVSIEQTDWATFINQLNDPAKNPYQVFDIAWIADYADPQNFLDILFRSNSIQNWAAYGNPEVDKVLDQAALEKDAAARFKLYEQAEQLILADYPIVPLTYSRDYWLTKPYVKDMLYPPLIIPRLRYVSLTK